Proteins co-encoded in one alpha proteobacterium HIMB5 genomic window:
- a CDS encoding anti-sigma regulatory factor (Ser/Thr protein kinase), with product MILEIKSDPAELKNVRKNIEIFCKENVLKIDIFEVKLAIDEALQNIIRHAYDFDKTKKITIKLEKISDTSLKAELRDFGTRVSSNKIKPRALDDIKPGGLGIHFIKSITKKFSYEHQDDGGTILTLIF from the coding sequence ATGATATTAGAAATTAAATCCGATCCTGCTGAATTAAAAAATGTGAGGAAAAATATTGAAATTTTTTGTAAGGAAAATGTTTTAAAAATAGATATTTTTGAAGTTAAATTAGCAATAGATGAAGCTTTACAAAATATTATACGTCATGCTTATGATTTTGATAAAACAAAAAAAATAACCATTAAATTAGAAAAAATTTCAGACACAAGTTTAAAAGCAGAATTAAGAGATTTTGGGACTAGAGTTTCGTCAAATAAGATAAAACCAAGAGCACTAGATGATATTAAACCAGGTGGCTTAGGTATACATTTCATAAAAAGTATCACTAAGAAATTTAGTTATGAACATCAAGATGATGGTGGAACTATACTTACTTTAATTTTTTAA
- a CDS encoding ABC-2 type transporter (PFAM: ABC-2 type transporter) produces the protein MRINFYALKAIYLHEMDRFRRTLMQSILSPVLSTSLYFIVFGSVIGGYVKDIDGVSYGSYIVPGLLMLTLLTQSISNTSFGIFFPKFNGTIYEILAAPISTFEIVLAFVGAGATKTLIVGLIIFITSTFFVDVEVQYPLLMIFLLLLVAFTFALFGFLIGLMSSNFEQMSIIPTLVITPMVFLGGSLYSLDMLPPFWQMVTYFNPVVYLINGLRFSFYGVSDFNIWISVISMVVFLLVCVTVVSILLKKGYNIKN, from the coding sequence ATGAGAATTAATTTTTACGCACTTAAAGCAATCTATCTTCATGAGATGGATAGATTTAGAAGAACATTAATGCAATCAATATTATCTCCAGTTTTATCTACCTCTCTTTATTTTATTGTTTTTGGTTCAGTAATTGGAGGATATGTAAAAGATATTGATGGTGTTAGTTATGGATCTTATATTGTTCCTGGTTTGTTAATGTTAACTTTGTTAACTCAATCAATAAGTAACACTTCGTTTGGTATTTTTTTTCCTAAATTTAATGGAACTATTTATGAAATTTTAGCTGCTCCAATTTCAACTTTTGAGATTGTTTTAGCTTTTGTTGGTGCAGGGGCGACCAAAACACTTATAGTAGGACTGATAATTTTTATAACCTCGACTTTTTTTGTTGATGTTGAAGTCCAATATCCTCTTCTTATGATTTTTTTATTGTTACTTGTTGCTTTTACTTTTGCTTTGTTTGGTTTTTTGATTGGATTAATGAGTTCTAATTTTGAACAGATGTCTATTATTCCAACACTAGTAATAACACCCATGGTCTTTCTAGGTGGAAGTCTTTACTCTTTAGATATGCTCCCACCATTTTGGCAAATGGTAACTTATTTTAATCCAGTAGTATATTTGATTAATGGATTAAGATTTTCTTTTTATGGTGTTTCAGATTTTAATATTTGGATAAGTGTTATCTCAATGGTAGTTTTTTTACTAGTCTGTGTGACTGTCGTCAGTATTCTTTTAAAGAAGGGATATAATATCAAAAATTAA
- a CDS encoding Competence protein A,Fimbrial assembly protein (PilN) (PFAM: Competence protein A) has protein sequence MIDKLGPPISKAFAPIIKLIGKSHSNKEKVIGVVIRDKYIQAAEISFKKNTCKVDNFSNQQIAGIGEDQDFLSATTYLSDQVKNALDSIKTKTRDVAISLNSSQAQIYNLQIPVMDEDSLRDANAVGGFWDQFDETPESLEEFETSYSVVNINEEIGIMDIVLVTMEKKYVEAYSNIFRLAGYNPVVIDIAPFSHINTQLIELSKDGFETPNVIFNYTKESKNITVSSTKGFQYSELNIIEADQVLLDTMEEVETVETEFWDEIFERLSSQIKQALVEYETKYEFDPISIITVVTDKSKVKNLAKGIERQLGDVVVKHYNPEDSIEFSNEAKKYIDSLSNKSLASEAIGIASRKLNSFNSPTNEIISINLLSNFEQVKINRRSKSLGNVCLIVSMVFILAFAAHVVPFKIFKMFNNSSKLAAAASLKEDLEQKQNVLNGYQAKIQKINQEVEQASSLGSNLKTTANLYANLNKIIPKDIRLTSFGIEEKTNILFSGVAKNDQAVVNMMNNFSENDVVNDSKIEAMVEFSEKDRIDLYTIEGQPAPKIEEIPNENITKKFNSSLSLKPVDDEFFDDEAVVFELTKESKKK, from the coding sequence ATGATAGACAAATTAGGGCCTCCAATATCAAAAGCTTTTGCACCAATTATAAAATTAATTGGAAAATCTCATTCAAATAAAGAGAAAGTAATTGGAGTAGTTATAAGGGATAAATATATTCAAGCTGCAGAAATATCATTTAAAAAGAATACTTGCAAAGTAGATAATTTTTCAAATCAACAAATTGCAGGAATAGGAGAAGATCAAGATTTTTTATCTGCAACTACTTATTTAAGTGATCAAGTTAAAAATGCTTTAGACTCAATAAAAACAAAAACGCGAGATGTTGCAATATCTTTAAATTCTTCACAAGCTCAGATTTATAATTTGCAAATTCCAGTAATGGATGAAGATAGTCTTAGAGATGCTAATGCAGTAGGAGGTTTTTGGGATCAATTTGATGAAACACCTGAAAGTTTAGAGGAATTTGAAACAAGTTACTCTGTGGTGAATATTAATGAAGAGATTGGCATCATGGATATTGTTCTTGTCACAATGGAAAAAAAATATGTTGAGGCATATTCAAATATATTCAGACTTGCAGGATACAACCCTGTAGTAATAGATATTGCTCCTTTTTCACATATTAATACTCAGTTAATAGAACTTAGTAAAGATGGTTTTGAAACACCAAATGTAATTTTCAATTACACAAAAGAGTCGAAAAATATTACAGTATCTTCAACTAAAGGTTTTCAATATTCGGAGCTAAATATAATTGAGGCTGATCAGGTTTTGCTTGATACTATGGAAGAAGTTGAAACAGTGGAAACAGAATTTTGGGATGAGATTTTTGAGAGATTAAGTTCACAAATAAAACAAGCACTTGTTGAGTATGAAACAAAATATGAATTTGATCCAATAAGTATAATTACAGTTGTTACAGATAAATCAAAAGTCAAAAACCTTGCCAAAGGAATTGAACGTCAACTAGGTGATGTTGTAGTTAAACATTACAACCCAGAAGATTCAATTGAATTTTCTAATGAAGCAAAAAAATATATAGATTCATTGAGCAATAAATCTTTGGCATCAGAAGCTATTGGAATTGCTTCAAGAAAATTAAATTCATTTAATAGCCCTACAAATGAAATCATATCTATAAATTTATTATCTAATTTTGAGCAAGTAAAAATTAACAGAAGATCTAAATCTCTAGGAAATGTTTGTCTAATAGTTTCAATGGTTTTTATCTTGGCTTTTGCAGCCCATGTTGTGCCATTCAAGATATTTAAAATGTTTAACAATTCATCAAAATTAGCTGCAGCTGCATCTTTAAAAGAAGATTTAGAACAAAAACAAAATGTTCTAAACGGTTATCAGGCAAAAATTCAAAAAATTAATCAAGAAGTTGAACAAGCCAGCTCTTTAGGATCTAATTTAAAGACAACTGCAAATCTTTATGCAAATCTGAATAAAATTATCCCAAAAGATATAAGATTGACAAGTTTTGGAATTGAAGAAAAAACAAATATTTTATTTTCAGGGGTAGCTAAAAATGACCAAGCTGTTGTCAATATGATGAATAACTTTTCAGAAAATGATGTTGTAAATGATAGCAAGATAGAAGCGATGGTTGAGTTTTCAGAAAAAGATAGAATTGACTTGTATACAATAGAAGGTCAACCTGCTCCAAAAATTGAAGAAATCCCTAATGAAAATATCACAAAAAAATTTAATTCTAGTTTATCTTTAAAGCCAGTTGATGATGAATTTTTTGATGACGAAGCTGTAGTTTTTGAACTTACAAAAGAGAGTAAAAAGAAATGA
- a CDS encoding pilus retraction protein PilT (PFAM: Type II/IV secretion system protein~TIGRFAM: pilus retraction protein PilT), translated as MSLQDKLKSYPKDHDLSDIHIRSNQPFAIRVNGEIKVFNNDVISRQDIETFWKQSLDKAQYDYLISNGDLDFAVVVDGQRFRANGYYSSYGPSMVLRKIISEIPNIEKLGLPPAAHEAITHKTGLVLVTGQTGSGKSTSLAAMIDQINSHRAENIITIEDPIEFVHPAKKSIISQREVGKDTGSFAKALKSALRQDPDVILVGEMRDLETISLALTAAETGHLVFGTLHASSASSTITRILDVFPPAQKEQAQSMLAGSIRLVMSQQLLKKKGGGRIGCHEVMTGTPAIRNLIREGKTEQIQSTLQTSAKDGMFTMEKCLEGLKLKKLVD; from the coding sequence ATGAGTCTGCAAGATAAATTAAAGTCATACCCAAAAGATCATGATTTATCAGATATTCACATTAGATCGAATCAACCATTTGCAATAAGAGTAAATGGTGAAATTAAAGTTTTTAATAATGATGTAATCTCTAGACAAGATATAGAAACTTTTTGGAAACAATCATTAGATAAAGCACAGTATGATTATTTAATCAGTAATGGTGATTTAGATTTTGCAGTAGTAGTTGATGGGCAAAGATTTAGAGCTAATGGGTATTATTCTTCATACGGACCAAGTATGGTTCTAAGAAAAATTATAAGTGAAATACCAAATATTGAAAAATTAGGTCTACCTCCAGCGGCACATGAAGCAATAACTCATAAAACTGGTTTAGTTTTAGTCACAGGGCAAACAGGTTCAGGTAAATCAACTTCTCTTGCTGCTATGATTGATCAAATAAATTCTCACAGAGCAGAAAATATTATTACGATTGAAGATCCGATAGAATTTGTTCACCCTGCAAAAAAAAGTATAATTTCTCAAAGAGAAGTTGGTAAAGATACTGGGAGTTTTGCTAAAGCATTAAAATCAGCTTTAAGACAAGATCCAGATGTAATTCTTGTTGGTGAAATGAGAGATCTTGAAACTATTTCTTTAGCACTTACTGCTGCAGAAACTGGTCACTTAGTTTTTGGAACTTTACATGCAAGTAGTGCGTCATCTACAATTACAAGAATTCTAGATGTTTTCCCCCCTGCGCAAAAAGAACAAGCTCAATCGATGTTAGCTGGATCAATAAGATTAGTAATGTCACAACAACTTTTAAAAAAAAAAGGAGGTGGCAGAATAGGTTGTCATGAAGTAATGACTGGAACTCCAGCTATAAGAAACTTAATTAGAGAAGGAAAAACAGAACAGATTCAATCAACCCTTCAAACTTCTGCTAAAGATGGAATGTTTACAATGGAAAAATGTCTAGAAGGGTTAAAGTTAAAAAAATTAGTAGATTAA
- a CDS encoding ABC transporter (PFAM: ABC transporter) has product MSNNEISINNLSKTYDNGFNALKTINLEIKKGEIFAMLGPNGAGKTTLISIICGIVKPSGGKVHVDGFDIIDDYRETRSRIGLVPQELTLESFETVFNNVSYSRGLYGKKPNPEHIEKILKQLSLWDKKDQRLRQLSGGMKRRVLIAKALSHEPSILFLDEPTAGVDVELRQDMWKVVEELRKTGVTIILTTHYIEEAEAIADRVGVINQGEIIVVDQTKELLKKMGHKKLTVELQEKVNEIPKVLDQYNLSLVNDNMALDYTYNVQAKQTGITTLLQDIKDAGLKLKDLKTEQSTLEKIFVSLVKEKNEN; this is encoded by the coding sequence TGAAATTTTTGCAATGCTTGGACCTAATGGTGCAGGCAAAACTACATTAATCAGTATCATTTGTGGAATTGTTAAGCCTTCAGGAGGAAAAGTTCATGTTGATGGTTTTGACATAATTGATGATTACAGAGAAACAAGATCTAGAATTGGACTTGTCCCTCAAGAACTAACATTAGAGTCTTTTGAAACAGTTTTTAATAATGTTTCATATTCAAGAGGATTATATGGAAAAAAACCAAATCCAGAACATATAGAAAAAATTTTAAAACAACTGAGTCTCTGGGATAAAAAAGATCAAAGACTAAGACAATTATCAGGAGGAATGAAAAGAAGAGTGCTTATTGCAAAAGCTCTTTCACATGAGCCTTCTATTTTATTTTTAGACGAACCTACTGCAGGTGTTGATGTAGAATTAAGACAAGATATGTGGAAAGTAGTTGAAGAGTTAAGAAAGACAGGAGTAACTATTATTTTAACAACTCACTACATTGAAGAAGCTGAAGCAATAGCTGATAGAGTAGGTGTTATCAATCAAGGAGAGATTATTGTTGTTGATCAGACAAAAGAGCTTTTAAAAAAGATGGGTCATAAAAAACTTACCGTAGAACTTCAAGAAAAAGTAAATGAAATCCCGAAAGTATTAGATCAATACAATCTTTCACTTGTTAATGATAATATGGCTTTAGATTATACATATAATGTACAAGCCAAACAAACAGGGATAACTACTTTATTACAAGACATTAAAGATGCTGGATTAAAGTTAAAAGATTTAAAGACTGAGCAAAGTACACTAGAGAAGATATTTGTAAGTTTAGTTAAGGAAAAAAATGAGAATTAA